From Carassius auratus strain Wakin chromosome 22, ASM336829v1, whole genome shotgun sequence, a single genomic window includes:
- the LOC113039545 gene encoding uncharacterized protein LOC113039545, protein MGYFLLLKLFVFFVPDFLSVITERVTVSVTEGDSVSLHTNVTTTQQEEILWYFNDTRIAQITGDLSKICTDVQCNEGTERFRDRLNLEKQTGSLTIADINTADTGVYQLKIFSSSSFSEKTFSVTVLDSPDKVKRISVKEGESVTFDPGVTQNTNYVMRWYFNNSLIAEITGDQSKICTDVQCKERFRDRLKLDHQTESLIITNTRTTDSGEYKLLIINHILQNSVSVTSLKTFIFSVIDSGLSSAAVAGICVAVVLLFVTAAVGVIYYHKRLQAG, encoded by the exons atgggTTATTTTCTTTTGCTCAAGTTGTTTGTATTCTTCGTGCCTG attTCTTAAGTGTTATTACAGAAAGAGTGACAGTatcagtgacggagggagattcagtTAGTCTACACACTAATGttacaacaacacaacaagaagagattttatggtattttaatgacaCCCGCATCGCTCAAATCACCGGAGATCTcagtaagatctgtacagatgttcagtgtaatgaagggactgagagattcagagacagactgaatctAGAGAAACAAACCGGATCCCTGACCATCGCAGACATCAACACTGCAGACACCGGGGTCTATCAACTGAAGATCTTCAGTAGCAGCAGCTTCAGTGAAAAGACCTTCAGTGTTACTGTTCTTG attCTCCTGATAAAGTGAAGAGAatatcagtgaaggagggagaatctgtcacttttgatcctggtgtcacacaaaacacaaattatGTGATGAGATGGTATTTTAATAACTctctcatcgctgaaatcactggagatcagagtaagatctgtacagatgttcagtgtaaagagagattcagagacagactgaagctggatcatcagactgaatctctgatcatcacaaacaccagaaccacagactctggagaatataaactattGATCATCAACCATATCCTTCAGAACAGCGTCAGTGTCACCAgtttgaaaacattcattttttctgTCATTG ATTCAGGTCtgtcttcagctgctgtagcaggAATATGTGTTGCTGTTGTTCTGTTGTTCGTGACCGCAGCTGTTGGTGTGATTTACTATCACAAGCGTCTTCAAGCAGGATAG